From Mauremys mutica isolate MM-2020 ecotype Southern chromosome 15, ASM2049712v1, whole genome shotgun sequence, one genomic window encodes:
- the LOC123350379 gene encoding olfactomedin-like: MATIVLALFLAGCPLLRWTAASAVQNLSSVMDASGHCVCTVILPDDTFPLRRIELLETSARNLTLRVQREMEKLQEYGQRLAWYEAKLQNASRRLQLLEAGDLTPTELDFQELRKEIGEMESFVGHLRSSLNGSDTTVEVVHRELQNMSVTVSALESYDKHHVVAMRRELTALRQRLAECQKDKPLLGRQPPMGTCDHQGIWRIGKPTVVQLNWQGASYKAGAWGKESALRAGRKERYWVAPLNLDGRRLDSVRLYGSYQDLLLARNPTDQLITGFGQGAGPALYNGSFYYNCYNARELCRLDLESGAVDRKAVPNATFNNRFSYAGTSWQGLDLAADERGLWVLYATERSEGDIVIGRLSPGSLALEKTWQTSQYKPAATNAFMVCGVLYATRAVSTRREEIFYAYDTRTGRESRLSLPLDKVTDVVRSLSYNPTDHKLYVFSDGYQLRYDVLFRP, encoded by the exons ATGGCCACCATCGTACTCGCCCTGTTCCTGGCGGGCTGCCCGCTCCTGCGCTGGACGGCCGCCTCC GCCGTGCAGAATCTGAGCAGCGTGATGGACGCCAGCGGTCACTGCGTCTGCACCGTCATCCTGCCCGACGACACCTTCCCCCTGCGGCGGATCGAGCTGCTGGAGACGTCCGCCCGCAACCTGACCCTGCGTGTGCAGCGGGAGATGGAGAAg CTCCAGGAATACGGGCAGCGCCTGGCGTGGTACGAGGCCAAGCTGCAGAACGCCAGCCGccggctgcagctgctggaggcGGGCGACCTGACCCCCACCGAGCTGGACTTCCAGGAGCTGCGGAAGGAGATCGGCGAGATGGAGTCCTTCGTGGGCCACCTCCGCTCCTCCCTCAACGGGAGCGACACCACGGTGGAGGTGGTGCACCGGGAG CTCCAGAACATGTCGGTCACCGTGAGCGCCCTGGAGTCCTACGACAAGCACCACGTGGTGGCCATGAGGCGGGAGCTGACCGCGCTCCGGCAGCGCTTGGCGGAGTGTCAGAAGGACAAGCCCCTGCTGGGACGGCAGCCGCCGATGG gcaCGTGCGACCACCAGGGGATCTGGCGCATCGGCAAGCCCACGGTGGTGCAGCTGAACTGGCAGGGCGCGAGCTACaaggccggggcctggggcaaggaGTCGGCCCTGCGCGCCGGGCGGAAGGAGCGCTACTGGGTGGCCCCCCTGAACCTGGACGGCCGGCGGCTGGACTCGGTGCGTCTCTACGGCTCCTAccaggacctgctgctggcccggAACCCCACGGACCAGCTGATCACGGGCTTCgggcagggggccgggccggcgcTCTACAACGGCTCCTTCTACTACAACTGCTACAATGCGCGGGAGCTCTGCCGCCTGGACCTGGAGAGTGGGGCCGTCGACCGCAAGGCGGTGCCCAACGCCACCTTCAACAACCGCTTCTCCTACGCGGGCACCAGCTGGCAGGGCCTCGACCTGGCCGCCGACGAGCGCGGGCTCTGGGTGCTCTACGCCACCGAGCGCAGCGAGGGCGACATCGTCATCGGCCGCCTCAGCCCCGGCTCGCTGGCCCTGGAGAAGACCTGGCAGACCTCCCAGTACAAGCCGGCGGCCACCAACGCCTTCATGGTGTGCGGGGTGCTGTACGCCACCCGGGCGGTCAGCACCCGCCGCGAGGAGATCTTCTACGCCTACGACACCCGCACCGGCCGGGAGAGCCGCCTCAGCCTGCCGCTGGACAAGGTGACGGACGTCGTGCGGTCGCTGAGCTACAACCCCACTGACCACAAGCTCTACGTCTTCAGCGATGGCTACCAGCTTCGCTACGACGTCCTCTTCCGGCCCTAG